The Syntrophorhabdaceae bacterium genome includes the window GGAACTCCGCATCCCCGACGGCCAGCACTTCATCGACCAGGAGTATTTCCGGCTCGAGATGGGCGGCCACCGCAAAGGCCAGGCGCACGTACATCCCGCTCGAGTATCGCTTGACCGGTGTATCAAGGAATTTTTCGATCTCTGAAAAGGCCACGATCTCGTCGAATTTTTTGCTGATCTCTGCCCTCGTCATGCCGAGGATCGTGCCGTTGAGATAGATGTTCTCCCTTCCTGTCAGTTCAGGATGAAATCCGGTCCCGACTTCCAGGAGGCTTGCCACTCTCCCGCGAAGCGTTATTTTTCCTGTTGTAGGCGGCGTAATTTTCGATAGGATCTTGAGCAGGGTGCTCTTGCCCGCACCGTTGCGACCGATAATACCGATGGTCTCCCCTTCGTTTACGTTGAAGCTTACATCTCTCAGCGCCCAGAATTCATCCTTACGTCTTTTATCATTTCCCCGGATAAGGGACTTGACCGCTCGTGCGGTTTTTGACGTCAGTTGTTCACGCAAGCTCAGGTAGCCCCGATGGACTCCGATCGTGTATTTTTTCCCTATATCTCTGATCTCTATGATCGGTTTCATTCTATGGGACCCTTCATGCGATATCGGCGAAATAAGATTCCGTCCGTCTGAAATAGAGGAGTCCGAGCAGGAAGTAGACGATACCGACAAAGAGAGACACGGCAAGCGCGCCCCATTCGATAGGCGATCTTCCGAGCAATCCGGCCCGTGCGCCGTTGATGACGCCCGCCATTGGGTTGAGACAAAGAAAAAGCGTTTTTACTACAGGATATTTGTCCAGCATGGAGGCGGGATAGATGACGGGGGTTATATAGAGGCCTATATTGATAAAAAATGGAAGCGCGTACCGCACATCCCGGTACTTGACGTTCAACGAAGCAAGAAAAAGCCCGACGCCTAAGGCAGTGAATGTCACGATCAATAACAGGAGAGGAATGATCGCAACCCCGACCAGCTGCGGCATAAAACCATAATACGCCATCATCAGCACGAGAATGGCAGATGAAACCGCGAGATCGACAAATGCCGTCGTAACGCTCGTGGCCGGTATGATCAGTCGCGGAAAATAGACCTTCTGGATAAGGCTCGCGTTTGCAACCATGGATTGGGCAGAGTTGTTGACGGTGGATGAAAAATACTGCCAGAGCAAAAGACCGGTATAAAGAAAAACAGGATACGGCGTCCCGTCACCGCTCTCAATGCCGGCCATACGGTTAAAAATGAAGGTAAAGACCGCCATGGTCATCACCGGCTGGAGTATCACCCAAAGCACTCCCAGCAAGGTCTGCTTGTATCGTACCGAGATATCACGCCATGCCAGGACCAGGAACAGGTCTCGATAGGCCCACAATTCTCTCCACTCGATATGAATGATCTTTTTAGGCGGTTCAATGATGCTTTCTTTAGACGGCATACTGAGAATCCTTGCCTCCGAATACCCGATGGGTTCCAATATCTATCCTATCACAAAGCTTTAACTATCGTCTATAGTGACCATCATCTTGAGCCTTTCCATCTTGGAAATGTTTGTAACTATCTATCGGTATTTGGCTTTTTTATTGCCCTGAAGAACAAAAGTGGCTTTACATGCTTTGGCCGGTTTTGTTAAAATCTATAGATGGCAAAAATTTCGGTTATCATACCCTGCTATAATCACGGAGAGTATATTGAAGAGGCCGTAGAAAGTGTTTTGGGCCAGACCTATCAGGATATTGAAATCATTATCATCAACGACGGCTCCACGGATGAGTTGACGAACAGGTTACTTTCCGGATACACAAAACCTAAAACCAGGGTTCTTGCGACGCCCCATCAAGGTCTTGCCGATGCACGTAATGAGGGTATCAAAGAGTCCCGTGGAGAATATATCCTGCCGCTTGATGCCGACGATACAATAGGCAGCAGGTACGCTGAAGAAGCTGTTAAAATACTCGATAACGATGCGAATGTCGGTATTGTATATTGTGAAGCGGA containing:
- a CDS encoding ABC transporter permease, yielding MPSKESIIEPPKKIIHIEWRELWAYRDLFLVLAWRDISVRYKQTLLGVLWVILQPVMTMAVFTFIFNRMAGIESGDGTPYPVFLYTGLLLWQYFSSTVNNSAQSMVANASLIQKVYFPRLIIPATSVTTAFVDLAVSSAILVLMMAYYGFMPQLVGVAIIPLLLLIVTFTALGVGLFLASLNVKYRDVRYALPFFINIGLYITPVIYPASMLDKYPVVKTLFLCLNPMAGVINGARAGLLGRSPIEWGALAVSLFVGIVYFLLGLLYFRRTESYFADIA